A portion of the Pseudomonas protegens CHA0 genome contains these proteins:
- the rdgB gene encoding RdgB/HAM1 family non-canonical purine NTP pyrophosphatase: MMNLTQLVLASHNAGKLKELQAMLGASVQLRSIGEFSSVEPEETGLSFVENAILKARNAARISGLPALADDSGLAVDFLGGAPGIYSARYADGQGDSANNAKLLEALKDVPQAERGAQFVCVLALVRHADDPLPILCEGLWHGRILTAASGEHGFGYDPLFWVPERNCSSAELGPEEKNQLSHRARAMAILRQRLGLK, translated from the coding sequence ATAATGAACCTCACGCAACTCGTACTGGCCAGCCATAACGCCGGCAAACTCAAAGAACTCCAGGCCATGCTCGGCGCTTCGGTGCAATTGCGCTCGATCGGCGAGTTCAGCAGCGTCGAGCCGGAAGAAACCGGCCTGTCGTTCGTCGAAAACGCCATCCTCAAGGCGCGCAATGCCGCACGCATTTCCGGCTTGCCGGCACTGGCCGACGACTCCGGCCTGGCAGTGGACTTCCTCGGTGGCGCCCCGGGCATCTACTCGGCCCGCTACGCCGACGGCCAGGGCGACTCGGCGAACAACGCCAAGCTGCTCGAAGCCCTCAAGGATGTCCCGCAAGCCGAGCGCGGTGCGCAGTTCGTCTGCGTCCTGGCACTGGTACGGCACGCCGACGATCCGCTGCCGATCCTCTGCGAAGGCCTGTGGCACGGGCGCATCCTTACCGCCGCCAGCGGCGAGCACGGCTTCGGCTACGACCCGCTGTTCTGGGTGCCGGAACGCAACTGCTCCAGCGCCGAACTGGGCCCCGAGGAGAAAAACCAGCTCAGCCACCGCGCCCGCGCCATGGCCATTCTGCGGCAACGCCTGGGCCTGAAATGA
- the ftsX gene encoding permease-like cell division protein FtsX: protein MSATRTPKVAERVAPKASEAPPPKKKRDEDDGPDFGTLLHAWIESHRASLLDSLRRLGKQPIGSFFTCLVMAVALSLPMGLSLLLNNVERLGGSWQRAAQISLYLDLGASATEGEKLSEEIKGLPGVADAEFISKEKALEEFQQQSGLGEALRELPHNPLPGVVLVTPNEVDKATLEALRQRLSEMPKVQLAQLDLVWVERLAAILKLGDRFVFGLTVLLVSALLLVIGNTIRLHIENRRTEIEVIKLVGGTDSYVRRPFLYMGALYGFGAGILSWGVLAFGLNWLNDAVIGLAGLYGSDFALAGVPVADGLSLLLGAVLLGYIGAWIAVARHLRELAPK from the coding sequence ATGAGTGCTACACGTACCCCTAAAGTGGCGGAGCGCGTAGCGCCCAAGGCTTCCGAAGCACCACCGCCGAAGAAAAAGCGTGACGAGGACGACGGCCCGGATTTCGGCACCCTGCTACACGCCTGGATCGAAAGCCATCGCGCCAGCCTGCTGGACAGCCTGCGGCGCCTGGGCAAACAGCCCATCGGCAGCTTCTTTACCTGCCTGGTGATGGCCGTGGCCTTGAGCCTGCCCATGGGCTTGTCGCTGTTGCTCAATAATGTCGAGCGCCTGGGCGGTTCCTGGCAGCGCGCGGCGCAGATCTCGCTGTACCTGGATCTGGGGGCTTCTGCTACCGAGGGCGAGAAGCTCAGTGAAGAGATCAAGGGCCTGCCCGGTGTGGCGGATGCCGAGTTCATCAGCAAGGAAAAGGCCCTGGAGGAGTTCCAGCAGCAGTCCGGGCTGGGCGAGGCCTTGCGCGAACTGCCCCATAACCCGCTGCCGGGTGTAGTGCTGGTCACACCGAACGAAGTGGACAAGGCGACCCTGGAAGCCCTGCGCCAGCGGTTGTCGGAAATGCCCAAGGTGCAACTGGCGCAACTGGACCTGGTATGGGTCGAGCGGCTGGCGGCGATCCTCAAGCTGGGGGACCGCTTTGTCTTCGGCCTGACGGTGCTGCTGGTTTCTGCATTACTTTTGGTGATAGGCAATACCATTCGTCTTCATATTGAAAACCGCCGCACCGAGATAGAAGTGATTAAACTCGTCGGCGGCACGGACAGTTATGTTCGTCGGCCCTTCCTCTATATGGGGGCGCTGTATGGTTTCGGCGCGGGGATCCTGTCCTGGGGTGTATTGGCGTTTGGCCTGAACTGGCTGAACGATGCGGTAATCGGTCTGGCTGGCTTGTATGGCAGCGATTTTGCCCTCGCGGGGGTGCCGGTTGCCGATGGTCTGTCGCTCTTGCTAGGGGCGGTGCTGTTGGGTTATATCGGTGCGTGGATTGCGGTGGCCCGTCACCTGAGGGAACTGGCACCGAAGTAA
- the thiS gene encoding sulfur carrier protein ThiS, with amino-acid sequence MRIQLNGESFELPDGSTVAALLSHLELTGRRIAVELNLDIVPRSQHAETALNEGDQVEVVHAIGGG; translated from the coding sequence ATGCGCATTCAGTTGAACGGTGAATCCTTTGAACTGCCCGACGGCTCGACCGTTGCGGCCCTGCTGAGCCATCTGGAACTCACCGGACGGCGGATCGCGGTGGAACTCAACCTGGATATCGTTCCGCGCAGCCAGCACGCCGAAACCGCCCTCAACGAAGGTGACCAGGTTGAAGTGGTCCACGCCATCGGCGGCGGCTAG
- a CDS encoding RNA 2'-phosphotransferase: MSKKVIEDTSKFLSYVLRHEPQAIGLELDSEGWGDIDALISGAAKNGRQLSRELIELVVEGNDKKRFALSADSRRIRAVQGHSNKAVQLQLEAKQPPAVLFHGTATRFMDSINEKGLIPGSRHHVHLSQEIDTARAVGQRYGKVVILQIDAQAMQAQGFTFYQAENGVWLTDQVPVGFIKAL; encoded by the coding sequence ATGAGCAAGAAAGTCATCGAGGACACCAGTAAGTTCCTCAGCTATGTGCTGCGCCACGAGCCCCAGGCCATCGGCCTGGAACTGGACAGCGAAGGCTGGGGCGATATCGACGCGCTGATCAGCGGTGCGGCCAAGAACGGCCGGCAACTGAGCCGGGAACTGATCGAGCTGGTGGTCGAAGGCAACGACAAGAAGCGCTTCGCCCTCTCGGCTGACAGCCGGCGGATTCGTGCCGTTCAGGGGCATTCCAACAAGGCCGTGCAATTGCAGCTTGAGGCAAAGCAACCGCCCGCCGTGCTCTTCCACGGCACCGCCACGCGCTTCATGGATTCGATCAACGAAAAGGGGCTGATCCCGGGTTCACGGCACCACGTGCACCTGTCCCAGGAAATCGACACCGCCCGGGCCGTGGGCCAGCGCTATGGCAAGGTGGTGATCCTGCAGATCGACGCCCAGGCCATGCAGGCCCAGGGTTTCACCTTCTATCAGGCAGAGAATGGGGTGTGGCTGACCGACCAGGTGCCGGTCGGCTTCATCAAAGCCCTGTAG
- the hemW gene encoding radical SAM family heme chaperone HemW has protein sequence MSHEPSASPLILGGAHTPRAALPQLPPLALYIHIPWCVRKCPYCDFNSHAASPTLPEEEYVDALLADLDQDLHAVHGRELSSIFFGGGTPSLFSAQALGRLLKGVEQRIRFAPDIEITLEANPGTFEQEKFTAYRALGINRLSIGIQSFQEQKLKALGRIHNGDEATRAAGMARQAGFDNFNLDLMHGLPDQSLDDALGDLRQAIAMKPTHLSWYQLTLEPNTVFWNQPPVLPEDDTLWDIQEAGQALLAEHGYAQYEVSAYAQPGRAARHNLNYWSFGDFIGIGAGAHGKLSHPDGRILRTWKTRLPKDYLNPAKQFKAGEKALGNEELPFEFLMNALRLTDGVDAALFAQRTGLDLVSLAEGRRQAEQSGLLQVEPSRLAATARGQLFLNDLLQYFLI, from the coding sequence ATGAGCCACGAGCCCTCCGCGTCGCCGCTGATTCTCGGCGGCGCGCATACGCCCCGGGCGGCGCTGCCCCAGTTGCCGCCTCTGGCGCTGTACATCCACATCCCGTGGTGTGTACGCAAATGCCCCTACTGCGACTTCAACTCCCACGCGGCCAGCCCGACGCTACCGGAAGAGGAGTACGTCGACGCCCTGCTGGCCGACCTCGACCAGGACCTGCACGCCGTGCACGGTCGCGAGCTGAGCTCGATCTTCTTCGGCGGCGGCACCCCGAGCCTGTTCAGCGCCCAGGCCCTGGGTCGGCTGCTCAAGGGCGTGGAACAGCGCATCCGGTTTGCCCCCGACATCGAAATCACCCTGGAAGCCAACCCCGGGACCTTCGAGCAGGAAAAATTCACCGCCTACCGCGCCCTGGGCATCAATCGCCTGTCCATCGGCATCCAGAGTTTCCAGGAACAGAAGCTCAAGGCCCTGGGCCGCATCCACAACGGCGATGAAGCGACTCGCGCCGCTGGCATGGCGCGCCAGGCCGGGTTCGACAACTTCAACCTGGACCTGATGCACGGCCTGCCGGACCAGTCCCTGGACGATGCCCTGGGCGACCTGCGCCAGGCCATTGCGATGAAGCCGACCCACCTGTCCTGGTACCAGCTGACCCTGGAGCCCAACACGGTGTTCTGGAACCAGCCACCGGTACTGCCGGAAGACGACACCCTGTGGGACATCCAGGAAGCCGGCCAGGCCCTGCTGGCCGAGCACGGCTATGCCCAGTACGAAGTCTCGGCCTACGCCCAGCCCGGGCGCGCGGCGCGGCACAACCTGAACTACTGGAGCTTTGGCGACTTCATCGGGATCGGCGCCGGTGCCCACGGCAAACTCAGCCACCCGGACGGGCGCATCCTGCGCACCTGGAAGACCCGCCTGCCCAAGGACTACCTGAACCCGGCCAAGCAGTTCAAGGCGGGCGAGAAGGCCCTGGGCAACGAAGAGCTGCCGTTCGAGTTCCTGATGAACGCCCTGCGCCTCACCGATGGCGTGGACGCTGCGCTGTTCGCCCAACGCACCGGCCTGGACCTGGTCAGCCTCGCCGAAGGTCGGCGCCAGGCCGAACAAAGCGGCTTGTTGCAGGTCGAACCGTCACGCCTGGCGGCCACGGCCCGCGGGCAACTTTTTCTCAATGACCTGCTGCAATACTTTCTGATCTAA
- a CDS encoding thiazole synthase, with amino-acid sequence MSNVRSDKPFVLAGRTYQSRLLVGTGKYRDMEETRLAIEASGAEIVTVAVRRTNIGQNPGEPNLLDILPPDRYTILPNTAGCYDAVEAVRTCRLARELLDGHNLVKLEVLADQKTLFPNVLETLKAAEVLVKEGFDVMVYTSDDPIIARQLAEMGCIAVMPLAGLIGTGLGICNPYNLQIILEEAKVPVLVDAGVGTASDATIAMELGCEAVLMNSAIAHAQQPVMMAEAMKHAIVAGRLAYLAGRMPKKLYASASSPLDGLIK; translated from the coding sequence ATGAGCAACGTTCGTAGTGACAAGCCTTTCGTCCTGGCCGGTCGGACGTACCAGTCGCGTTTGCTGGTAGGCACCGGCAAGTACCGCGACATGGAAGAAACCCGCCTGGCCATCGAGGCCTCGGGTGCCGAGATCGTGACCGTTGCCGTGCGCCGGACCAATATCGGCCAGAACCCGGGCGAACCGAACCTGCTGGATATCCTGCCGCCGGATCGCTACACCATCCTGCCCAACACCGCCGGCTGCTATGACGCGGTCGAGGCCGTGCGCACCTGCCGCCTGGCCCGTGAGCTGCTCGATGGCCACAACCTGGTGAAGCTGGAAGTCCTGGCCGACCAGAAGACCCTGTTCCCCAACGTGCTGGAAACCCTCAAGGCCGCCGAAGTGCTGGTCAAGGAAGGTTTCGACGTGATGGTCTACACCAGCGACGACCCGATCATCGCCCGCCAGCTGGCGGAAATGGGCTGCATCGCGGTCATGCCGCTGGCCGGCCTGATTGGCACCGGGCTGGGGATCTGCAACCCGTACAACCTGCAGATCATCCTTGAAGAAGCCAAGGTTCCGGTACTGGTGGATGCCGGTGTCGGTACCGCTTCCGACGCCACCATCGCCATGGAACTGGGGTGTGAGGCGGTGCTGATGAACTCGGCCATCGCCCACGCGCAGCAGCCGGTGATGATGGCCGAAGCCATGAAACACGCAATTGTCGCGGGCCGCCTGGCGTACCTCGCCGGTCGCATGCCGAAGAAACTCTATGCCAGCGCCTCTTCGCCGCTGGATGGTCTGATCAAGTAA
- the rpoH gene encoding RNA polymerase sigma factor RpoH, with translation MTTSLQPAYALVPGANLEAYVHTVNSIPLLTPEQERELAESLYYEQDLEAARQMVLAHLRFVVHIARSYSGYGLAQADLIQEGNVGLMKAVKRFNPEMGVRLVSFAVHWIKAEIHEFILRNWRIVKVATTKAQRKLFFNLRSQKKRLAWLNNEEVHRVAESLGVEPREVREMESRLTGQDMAFDPAAEADDDSAFQSPANYLEDHRYDPALQLEDADWSDNSTSNLHEALEVLDERSRDILYQRWLAEEKATLHDLAQKYNVSAERIRQLEKSAMNKLKLSIAA, from the coding sequence ATGACCACTTCTTTGCAACCTGCTTACGCATTGGTTCCAGGCGCAAACCTGGAGGCTTATGTGCACACGGTGAACAGCATTCCATTGCTGACACCCGAGCAGGAGCGTGAACTGGCCGAGAGTCTCTACTATGAGCAGGATCTTGAGGCGGCTCGGCAGATGGTGCTCGCCCACCTGCGTTTTGTCGTACATATCGCCCGTAGCTATTCCGGCTACGGGTTGGCCCAGGCTGACCTGATCCAGGAAGGCAACGTTGGCCTGATGAAAGCCGTGAAGCGCTTCAACCCTGAAATGGGTGTGCGCCTGGTGTCCTTTGCCGTGCACTGGATCAAGGCGGAAATTCACGAGTTCATCCTGCGTAACTGGCGGATTGTGAAGGTTGCTACCACCAAGGCGCAGCGCAAGCTGTTCTTCAACCTGCGCAGCCAGAAGAAGCGTCTGGCCTGGCTGAACAACGAAGAAGTTCACCGCGTGGCGGAAAGCCTGGGCGTGGAGCCTCGTGAAGTGCGGGAAATGGAAAGCCGGCTGACCGGCCAGGACATGGCGTTCGATCCGGCTGCGGAAGCGGACGACGACAGCGCCTTCCAGTCGCCAGCCAACTACCTGGAAGACCACCGCTACGACCCGGCGCTGCAACTTGAGGATGCCGACTGGAGCGACAACTCCACCAGCAACCTGCACGAAGCCCTGGAAGTGCTGGACGAACGCAGCCGTGACATCCTCTACCAGCGCTGGCTGGCCGAAGAGAAAGCCACGCTGCACGACCTGGCGCAGAAGTACAACGTTTCGGCCGAGCGGATTCGCCAGCTGGAAAAAAGCGCGATGAACAAGCTGAAACTGTCCATCGCCGCTTAA
- the ftsE gene encoding cell division ATP-binding protein FtsE: MIRFEQVGKRYPNGHVGLHELSFRVRRGEFLFVTGHSGAGKSTLLRLLLAMERPTTGKLLLAGQDLGQISNAQIPFLRRQIGVVFQNHQLLFDRTVFNNVALPLQILGLSKAEIAKRVDSALERVALSDKTDLYPGDLSTGQQQRVGIARAIVHRPALLLADEPTGNLDPRLAAEIMGVFEDINRLGTSVLIASHDLALIARMRHRMLTLQRGRLIGDGEAGV; encoded by the coding sequence ATGATTCGTTTCGAACAGGTCGGTAAGCGCTACCCCAACGGTCACGTTGGCCTGCATGAGCTGAGCTTTCGCGTGCGTCGCGGCGAATTCCTGTTTGTCACCGGCCATTCCGGCGCCGGTAAGAGCACCTTGCTGCGCCTGCTGCTGGCCATGGAGCGTCCCACCACCGGCAAGCTGCTGCTGGCCGGGCAGGACCTGGGGCAGATCAGCAATGCGCAGATCCCGTTCCTGCGGCGGCAGATCGGCGTGGTGTTCCAGAACCACCAGTTGCTGTTCGACCGCACCGTATTCAACAACGTCGCCCTGCCGCTGCAGATCCTCGGCCTGTCCAAGGCGGAAATCGCCAAGCGGGTGGACTCGGCCCTGGAGCGCGTAGCGCTGTCGGACAAGACCGATCTGTACCCCGGCGACCTGTCCACCGGCCAGCAGCAGCGCGTGGGCATCGCCCGGGCCATCGTCCACCGCCCGGCTCTGCTGCTGGCGGACGAACCCACCGGTAACCTCGACCCGCGTCTTGCGGCGGAAATCATGGGCGTGTTCGAAGACATCAACCGCCTGGGCACCAGCGTGCTGATCGCCAGCCACGACCTGGCACTGATCGCCCGCATGCGCCACCGCATGCTGACCTTGCAACGCGGACGCTTGATCGGCGACGGGGAGGCCGGCGTATGA
- the trmB gene encoding tRNA (guanosine(46)-N7)-methyltransferase TrmB yields the protein MTESNDTPIQPEAGDERQHRRIKSFVMRAGRMTEGQQRGLDQGAPLYVLPLADAPVDYDQVFGRSAPRSLEIGFGMGHSLLEMAAAAPEQDFIGVEVHRPGVGALLNGVLTQGLTNLRVYDCDAIEVLNRCIADNSLDRLMLFFPDPWHKSRHHKRRIVQASFAELVRSKLKVGGILHMATDWEPYAEYMLEVMNVAPGYRNLAEDGKCVPRPAERPITKFERRGERLGHGVWDLKFEKLA from the coding sequence ATGACTGAATCAAACGACACGCCAATCCAGCCGGAAGCCGGCGACGAGCGCCAACACCGCCGCATCAAGAGTTTCGTGATGCGCGCCGGGCGCATGACCGAAGGCCAGCAACGCGGCCTGGACCAGGGCGCGCCGCTGTACGTGCTGCCCTTGGCCGACGCACCGGTGGATTACGACCAGGTGTTCGGCCGTTCGGCACCACGCTCCCTGGAAATCGGCTTCGGCATGGGTCACTCGCTGCTGGAAATGGCGGCGGCGGCTCCGGAACAGGATTTCATCGGCGTTGAGGTTCACCGCCCGGGTGTCGGCGCGCTGCTCAATGGCGTGCTGACCCAGGGCCTGACCAACCTGCGGGTCTACGATTGCGACGCCATCGAGGTGCTCAACCGCTGCATCGCCGACAACAGCCTGGACCGGCTGATGCTGTTCTTCCCCGATCCGTGGCACAAGAGCCGGCACCACAAGCGCCGCATCGTCCAGGCTTCCTTCGCCGAGCTGGTGCGCAGCAAGCTCAAGGTTGGCGGCATTCTGCACATGGCCACCGACTGGGAGCCCTATGCCGAATACATGCTGGAGGTGATGAACGTCGCCCCGGGTTATCGCAACCTGGCCGAAGACGGCAAGTGTGTACCGCGCCCGGCCGAACGCCCGATCACCAAGTTCGAGCGTCGCGGCGAGCGCCTGGGCCACGGCGTGTGGGATTTGAAGTTCGAAAAGCTCGCCTGA
- a CDS encoding DUF423 domain-containing protein, whose protein sequence is MLRGFLMLAAFFGFTGVALGAFAAHGLKNRLSTDYLAIFHTGVTYQLVHALALFGVALLAAHIPGRLVTWAGAAFTLGILLFSGSLYLLTLTGTSKLGIITPFGGVAFLVGWFLLGLAAWRLQVAG, encoded by the coding sequence ATGTTGCGTGGCTTCCTGATGCTGGCCGCCTTCTTCGGTTTCACCGGGGTTGCCCTTGGCGCTTTCGCCGCCCACGGTCTTAAAAACCGCCTGAGCACGGACTACCTGGCTATTTTTCATACAGGTGTTACCTATCAACTGGTGCATGCCCTGGCGTTGTTCGGCGTCGCCTTGCTGGCGGCTCATATTCCCGGGCGGCTGGTGACCTGGGCCGGCGCTGCCTTCACCCTGGGCATCCTGCTGTTCTCCGGTAGCCTGTACCTGCTGACCCTGACTGGCACCAGCAAGCTGGGGATCATCACCCCCTTCGGCGGTGTGGCCTTCCTGGTCGGCTGGTTCCTGCTGGGGCTTGCCGCCTGGCGCCTGCAAGTCGCCGGCTGA
- a CDS encoding DUF4426 domain-containing protein, with product MGRLVTFLLAACLSVSALAADPIKGERQEVFGDITVHYNTFNSTYLQPDIARAAELVRSKNQGVINVSLIKDGKPLVGQVSGTVKDLTSKSIPLKFRQITEQGAIYYIAQFPVEQQENRTFTINVQTGGDTNSFSFNQELFPGE from the coding sequence ATGGGACGTCTGGTTACATTTCTACTGGCTGCCTGCCTGAGCGTCAGCGCCCTGGCGGCGGACCCGATCAAGGGCGAACGCCAGGAAGTGTTCGGTGACATCACCGTGCACTACAACACCTTCAACTCCACCTACCTGCAGCCTGATATCGCCAGGGCGGCGGAGCTGGTCCGCAGCAAGAACCAGGGCGTGATCAACGTTTCCCTGATCAAGGACGGCAAGCCGCTGGTCGGCCAGGTCAGTGGCACGGTCAAGGACCTGACCAGCAAGAGCATCCCGCTGAAATTCCGCCAGATCACCGAGCAGGGCGCGATCTATTACATCGCCCAGTTCCCGGTGGAGCAGCAGGAAAACCGTACGTTCACCATCAATGTGCAGACTGGCGGTGACACCAACAGCTTCAGCTTCAACCAAGAGCTATTCCCGGGCGAATAA
- a CDS encoding DUF3392 domain-containing protein has translation MDLVLDLLATVSRWSRSNLSEIALALVGCLLVLFGADIKGWVEQRLGGIAGALRVPLMALLCMVGSGLALIYATPWIVRGLSQFNNYSLAPVLLVVLVLIGVVADRR, from the coding sequence ATGGATCTGGTACTCGACCTGCTCGCCACCGTGTCCCGCTGGAGTCGCAGCAACCTCTCGGAAATCGCCCTGGCACTGGTGGGCTGCCTGCTGGTGCTGTTCGGCGCGGACATCAAGGGCTGGGTCGAACAGCGCCTGGGCGGCATCGCCGGCGCCCTGCGGGTGCCGCTGATGGCCCTGCTGTGCATGGTCGGCAGCGGCCTGGCGCTGATCTACGCCACACCGTGGATCGTCCGCGGCCTGAGCCAGTTCAACAACTACAGCCTGGCGCCAGTGCTGTTGGTGGTGCTGGTGCTGATTGGCGTGGTCGCTGATCGTCGTTAA
- the mtgA gene encoding monofunctional biosynthetic peptidoglycan transglycosylase, whose translation MLRYLFRRLVKALMWFMVGSVLLVLLLRFVPPPGTALMVERKIESWVDNDPIDLQRTWKPWDEISDNLKVAVIAGEDQKFPEHWGFDIDAIQAALIHNERGGSIRGASTLSQQVSKNLFLWSGRSYLRKGLEAWFTALIEVFWPKQRILEVYLNSVEWDEGVFGAEAAARHHFGVSAANLSRQQASLLAAVLPNPRVWSAARPSTYVMQRAGWVRRQMSQLGGADYLNRLNESRRAPWAE comes from the coding sequence ATGCTGCGTTATCTGTTTCGTCGTCTTGTAAAAGCCTTGATGTGGTTCATGGTCGGCAGCGTCCTGCTGGTGCTGCTGTTGCGTTTCGTACCGCCACCGGGCACCGCCCTGATGGTAGAGCGCAAGATCGAGTCCTGGGTCGACAACGACCCCATCGACCTGCAGCGCACCTGGAAGCCTTGGGATGAAATATCCGACAACCTCAAGGTGGCGGTGATTGCCGGCGAAGACCAGAAATTCCCCGAGCACTGGGGCTTCGATATCGATGCAATCCAGGCAGCGTTGATCCACAACGAAAGGGGCGGCTCGATCCGTGGCGCCAGTACCCTGAGCCAGCAAGTGTCGAAAAACCTGTTCCTGTGGTCCGGCCGCAGCTACCTGCGCAAGGGACTGGAAGCCTGGTTCACCGCGCTGATCGAAGTGTTCTGGCCCAAGCAGCGGATTCTTGAGGTCTACCTCAACAGTGTCGAATGGGATGAAGGGGTGTTCGGGGCAGAAGCCGCGGCGCGCCATCACTTCGGCGTCAGCGCGGCCAATCTGTCACGCCAGCAAGCCAGCCTGCTAGCCGCTGTCCTGCCCAATCCAAGGGTGTGGAGCGCAGCACGTCCCAGCACTTATGTGATGCAGCGGGCGGGCTGGGTTCGGCGGCAGATGAGCCAGTTGGGTGGAGCCGATTACTTGAATCGGCTGAACGAGTCGCGCAGGGCGCCCTGGGCGGAGTAA
- the metW gene encoding methionine biosynthesis protein MetW: MRADLEIIQEWIPAGSRVLDLGCGNGELLSWLQEHKQVTGYGLENDPDNIAECVAKGINVIEQDLDKGLGNFASNSFDIVVMTQALQAVHYPDKILDEMLRVGRQCIITFPNFGHWRCRWYLASKGRMPVSEFLPYTWYNTPNIHFCTFEDFEELCRERQARVINRLAVDQQHRHGWASKLWPNLLGEIGIYRVSSPGLQDHKVAV, encoded by the coding sequence ATGAGAGCCGATCTGGAAATCATCCAGGAATGGATCCCCGCCGGCAGCCGCGTCCTCGACCTGGGCTGCGGTAACGGCGAGCTGCTGAGCTGGCTGCAGGAGCACAAGCAGGTCACCGGCTATGGCCTGGAAAACGACCCGGACAACATCGCCGAGTGCGTGGCCAAGGGCATCAACGTGATCGAGCAGGACCTGGACAAGGGCCTGGGCAACTTTGCCAGCAACAGCTTCGACATCGTGGTCATGACCCAGGCCCTGCAAGCCGTGCACTACCCGGACAAGATCCTCGACGAAATGCTCCGGGTCGGCCGCCAGTGCATCATCACCTTCCCCAATTTCGGTCACTGGCGCTGCCGCTGGTACCTGGCCAGCAAGGGGCGGATGCCGGTCTCGGAGTTCCTTCCGTACACCTGGTACAACACGCCGAACATCCACTTCTGCACCTTCGAGGACTTCGAAGAACTGTGCCGCGAGCGGCAAGCCCGGGTGATCAACCGCCTTGCCGTCGATCAACAACACCGCCATGGGTGGGCCAGTAAGCTATGGCCTAATCTCTTAGGAGAGATCGGCATCTACCGCGTCAGCAGTCCCGGCCTGCAAGATCACAAGGTCGCGGTATAA